The Malus domestica chromosome 13, GDT2T_hap1 genome includes a window with the following:
- the LOC103451869 gene encoding protein TWIN LOV 1 encodes MESELGLIEQSLISRYSLCVLETLSELPDSFTITDPSISGHPIVFASKGFLKMSGYSKNEVVGRNGRVFQGPGTCRRSVMEVREAIREERAVQVSLLNYRKDGTPFWMLFHMCPVFGKEDGRVIHFVGVQVPISRRPRRSGGRNGVGLCEEGSRMSDIVYGSCRKEVFFDSLVDLRRVLSLESALDDADNRGFDIEESCEASDVEKTRAATAINNILSVLTHYSESMGRLVCGKRCSSSGVGLLSSALNISLGRIKQSFVLTDPNLPDMPIVYASDAFFKLTGYARHEVLGRNCRFLSGAETDSSMIYRIKESVQNKTACTVRILNYRKDKSSFWNLLHISPIRNASGKIAYFVGVQMEEGCKNQVGHGLSPEMRQLSAVGAVRIAVRSLSMGAGPSKS; translated from the exons ATGGAATCGGAGCTGGGTTTAATCGAACAGTCGTTGATCAGCCGCTACTCTCTCTGTGTGCTCGAAACTCTGAGCGAATTGCCCGACAGCTTCACGATCACTGACCCTTCGATTTCCGGGCATCCAATCGTGTTTGCGAGTAAAGGGTTCCTGAAAATGTCGGGATATTCGAAGAACGAGGTGGTCGGGAGGAACGGCAGAGTGTTTCAGGGTCCGGGGACTTGCAGGCGGTCGGTCATGGAGGTCCGGGAGGCCATCAGGGAGGAGAGAGCTGTTCAGGTTAGTTTGCTGAATTATCGGAAAGATGGGACGCCGTTTTGGATGCTGTTTCATATGTGTCCTGTTTTTGGGAAGGAGGACGGGAGGGTGATTCATTTCGTGGGAGTTCAGGTTCCGATTTCGAGGAGGCCAAGGCGGTCTGGTGGGAGAAATGGTGTTGGTTTGTGTGAGGAGGGGTCTAGGATGAGTGATATTGTTTACGGGTCGTGTCGAAAAGAAGTGTTCTTTGATTCGTTGGTTGATTTGCGTCGTGTTTTGTCGTTGGAATCTGCATTGGATGATGCTGATAATAGAG GATTTGACATTGAAGAATCGTGCGAGGCAAGTGATGTAGAGAAGACGAGAGCTGCAACTGCGATTAATAACATCTTGTCCGTGCTAACGCACTATAGCGAGTCAATGGGCAGATTAGTTTGTGGGAAGAGATGCAGCTCATCAGGGGTGGGCCTTCTCAGTTCAGCCTTAAATATATCTCTTGGTAGAATCAAACAAAGTTTTGTATT AACTGATCCGAACTTACCAGACATGCCAATAGTTTATGCAAGTGATGCCTTCTTCAAACTGACAG GTTATGCCAGACATGAAGTTTTGGGGCGCAATTGTAGATTTTTAAGTGGGGCGGAGACCGATTCCTCAATGATATATCGG ataaaggaaagcgttcaaAACAAAACAGCATGCACAGTACGTATCTTGAATTACAG GAAGGATAAAAGTTCATTTTGGAATCTCCTTCACATATCACCCATTCGTAATGCTTCTGGAAAG ATTGCATACTTTGTGGGTGTTCAGATGGAAGAAGGGTGTAAGAACCAGGTCGGACATGGGCTAAGCCCTGAGATGAGGCAGCTTAGCGCTGTTGGTGCAGTCAGAATTGCAGTGAGGAGCTTATCAATGGGTGCTGGCCCTTCCAAGTCTTGA
- the LOC103452342 gene encoding aldehyde oxidase GLOX-like: MASVFKNLSFSSSIIPYFVPIFFSCFFIVSHSEYLSNTTSFPSITTKNTNVSDGGEWVLLHKSIGVSAMHMQLLINDRVIIFDRTDMGPSNLSLLDGTACRQYIAHNRTVNDCTAHSLLYDLATDTFRPLFVASEFWCSSGALEPNGTLVQTGGYGDIGIRKIRTFSPCNDGSCQWIELPETLSDNRWYASNQIFPDGRVIVVGGRRAFSYEFYPKKNDKWFYFRFLAETNDQGEENNLYPFLHLLPNGNLFIFANNRSILFDYNNNRIVKELPGMPVAVKRNYPSTGSSVLLPLKMNGILSELGLPQVEILICGGAPPGAFHKAKYENVHVFASNSCGRIKLSDPDPKWVMEEMPMPRVMSDMLLLPTGDVLIINGASNGTAGWENAENPVFNPVLYRTYESDPERRFVVLKPAGIPRMYHSSAVLVPDGRVLVGGSNPHEMYNFRRAFPTDLSLEAFHPPYLAPLFASLRPSILTVETRDDTVSYGQEFSVTFVLSEYRAYPGITVALVTPSFTTHSFAMNQRMVVLDVARLVRLSTSAYKITAYGPPKNTVAPPGYYLLFLVHAGTPSHGVWVRVQ, encoded by the coding sequence ATGGCCTCCGTTTTCAAGAACctttctttctcctcctccatTATCCCCTACTTCGTCCCCATCTTCTTCTCCTGCTTCTTCATCGTCTCCCATTCCGAATACTTGTCCAATACCACGTCGTTTCCCTCCATTACGACAAAAAATACTAATGTATCAGACGGCGGCGAGTGGGTTCTTTTGCACAAGAGCATCGGCGTCTCGGCCATGCACATGCAGCTACTCATAAACGACAGAGTCATCATCTTTGACCGGACCGATATGGGCCCTTCCAACCTCTCCCTCCTCGACGGCACCGCCTGCCGTCAGTACATCGCTCACAACAGGACCGTAAACGACTGCACCGCCCACTCCCTCCTCTACGACCTCGCCACCGATACATTCCGCCCCCTCTTCGTCGCCTCCGAGTTCTGGTGCTCCTCCGGCGCCCTCGAACCCAACGGCACCCTCGTCCAGACCGGCGGATACGGGGACATCGGCATCCGAAAAATCCGTACTTTCTCACCCTGCAACGACGGCAGCTGTCAGTGGATCGAGCTCCCGGAAACACTCTCCGACAACCGATGGTACGCCTCCAACCAGATTTTCCCCGACGGACGTGTCATCGTCGTCGGGGGAAGAAGAGCCTTCTCCTACGAGTTCTACCCCAAGAAGAACGACAAGTGGTTTTACTTCCGGTTCTTGGCGGAGACCAACGACCAGGGGGAGGAGAACAATCTTTACCCGTTCTTGCACCTCCTGCCGAACGGCAACCTCTTCATCTTTGCAAACAACCGGTCAATCTTGTTTGACTACAATAACAACCGGATCGTGAAGGAGCTCCCGGGTATGCCTGTCGCCGTCAAGCGGAACTACCCCAGCACCGGGTCCTCTGTCCTCCTCCCGCTCAAAATGAACGGGATTTTATCCGAGTTGGGTCTTCCTCAAGTTGAAATCTTGATATGCGGCGGGGCACCACCCGGTGCCTTTCACAAGGCgaaatatgaaaatgtacacGTCTTCGCCTCCAACAGCTGCGGCCGGATCAAATTGTCCGACCCCGATCCTAAATGGGTCATGGAGGAAATGCCCATGCCACGTGTCATGTCCGATATGCTACTCTTGCCCACGGGCGACGTCCTCATAATCAACGGCGCGTCGAACGGGACGGCGGGCTGGGAGAACGCGGAAAATCCAGTTTTCAACCCGGTCTTGTACCGAACCTACGAATCCGACCCGGAACGGAGATTCGTGGTGCTGAAGCCAGCCGGCATTCCAAGAATGTACCACTCATCCGCTGTTCTTGTGCCAGATGGCAGAGTATTGGTGGGCGGGAGCAACCCGCACGAGATGTACAACTTCAGGAGAGCTTTCCCCACCGATCTCAGCCTGGAGGCTTTCCACCCGCCGTACCTGGCCCCACTCTTCGCTTCCCTGCGTCCGTCGATCCTGACCGTCGAAACGAGGGACGATACCGTATCGTACGGCCAGGAGTTTTCTGTTACTTTTGTTTTATCCGAGTACCGGGCCTATCCCGGGATTACGGTGGCGCTCGTAACGCCGTCGTTTACGACGCACTCGTTCGCAATGAATCAGAGGATGGTGGTCTTGGACGTGGCGCGCCTGGTGCGCCTGTCGACGTCTGCTTACAAGATTACGGCGTATGGCCCACCGAAGAACACAGTGGCCCCACCTGGATACTACTTGCTATTTCTTGTCCACGCTGGCACCCCCAGCCACGGTGTCTGGGTCCGAGTGCAGTGA
- the LOC103451876 gene encoding protein NRT1/ PTR FAMILY 4.6 translates to MEQEQQLSTRWEGYVDWRSRPAIRGRHGGMLASSFVLVAEVLENLAYLANSSNLVMYLKDYMHLSPSKAANNVTDFMGTAFLLALLGGFLSDALFTTYHIYLISTVIEFLGLILLTVQARLPSLKPPSCTKGSLDNPCQEVEGGKAAMLFLGLYLVALGVGGIKGSLPSHGAEQFDESTPQGRKQRSTFFNYYVFCLACGGLIAVTLVVWIEDNKGWVWGFGIATISILLSILVFLAGSTLYRNKIPNGSPLTTIFKVLIAATLHSCVTGSPSNAIVSMAPSSYSSTPITKEVSEPNIVEKEDYATDDQTPTESLKFLNRAVVVNKRVDDKLHCTVKQVEEVKIVLKILPIFACTIMLNCCLAQLSTFSVQQAATMDTKLGSLKVPPASLPIFPVLFIMIIAPVYDFFIIPFARRAKKSEMGITHLQRIGAGLALSIIAMAIAALVEIKRKRVASNSGMLDSTEPLPITFFWIALQYLFLGSADLFTLAGLLEFFFTEAPTSMRSLATALTWASLAMGYYLSSVIVSVVNDVSGKYSNHKWLSGKMLNHYHLERFYWLMCVLSGLNFLHYLFWATRYKYRSTRTDK, encoded by the exons ATG GAGCAAGAACAGCAGCTCAGCACCAGATGGGAAGGCTATGTTGACTGGAGAAGCCGACCTGCAATCAGAGGTCGCCATGGCGGCATGCTCGCCTCCTCCTTTGTGCTGG TGGCGGAGGTATTGGAGAATTTGGCATATCTGGCAAATTCAAGCAACTTGGTCATGTACTTAAAGGATTATATGCATTTATCTCCGTCCAAAGCCGCAAACAATGTCACAGATTTCATGGGCACCGCCTTCCTTCTGGCCCTTCTCGGTGGTTTCTTATCCGATGCCTTATTCACAACTTATCACATCTACCTGATAAGTACAGTTATTGAATTTCTG GGTTTGATCCTACTCACAGTGCAAGCTCGCTTACCTTCACTGAAGCCACCATCATGCACCAAAGGCAGCCTCGACAATCCATGCCAAGAAGTTGAAGGCGGAAAAGCTGCCATGTTGTTCCTAGGCCTGTATCTGGTGGCATTGGGGGTCGGAGGAATAAAGGGCTCTTTACCATCACATGGCGCGGAGCAATTTGATGAGAGCACTCCGCAAGGCAGGAAGCAGAGATCAACCTTCTTCAACTACTATGTCTTCTGCCTCGCTTGTGGCGGCCTGATTGCGGTGACACTGGTGGTGTGGATTGAAGACAACAAAGGGTGGGTATGGGGTTTCGGAATTGCAACCATTAGCATATTGTTGTCTATTCTGGTGTTCCTTGCTGGTTCTACTCTTTACAGGAACAAGATACCTAATGGAAGTCCCCTAACAACCATTTTCAAG GTTTTAATTGCTGCCACACTTCATAGCTGTGTGACCGGAAGTCCAAGCAATGCCATTGTGAGCATGGCTCCAAGCTCTTATTCTTCAACCCCAATCACCAAAGAAGTATCAGAACCAAACATCGTGGAGAAGGAGGATTACGCCACTGATGATCAAACACCAACAGAAAGCCTCAAGTTCCTAAACAGAGCAGTTGTAGTGAACAAGCGAGTCGACGATAAACTACATTGCACCGTGAAGCAAGTAGAAGAAGTCAAAATCGTGCTTAAAATCCTCCCGATTTTCGCATGCACGATCATGCTCAACTGCTGCCTAGCTCAGCTCTCCACATTCTCCGTCCAACAAGCTGCGACAATGGACACAAAGCTCGGCTCTCTAAAAGTCCCGCCTGCTTCCCTCCCCATCTTCCCCGTACTCTTCATCATGATCATAGCACCAGTCTACGACTTCTTCATCATCCCATTCGCACGTAGGGCCAAGAAATCCGAAATGGGAATCACGCACTTGCAACGCATAGGAGCCGGCCTAGCCCTCTCCATCATTGCAATGGCAATAGCAGCCCTCGTGGAGATCAAGCGCAAGCGCGTAGCGTCCAACTCTGGAATGCTAGACTCAACCGAGCCACTCCCCATCACGTTCTTTTGGATTGCGCTTCAGTACTTGTTCCTGGGGTCAGCGGACCTTTTCACATTGGCCGGACTGTTGGAATTCTTCTTCACGGAAGCGCCGACGAGCATGAGGTCTCTGGCAACAGCTCTCACTTGGGCTTCCTTGGCAATGGGGTATTATCTGAGCTCAGTGATTGTTTCTGTGGTGAATGATGTTTCAGGGAAGTACTCCAACCACAAATGGCTGTCCGGTAAAATGCTGAATCACTACCACCTGGAGAGATTCTATTGGCTCATGTGTGTGCTGAGTGGATTGAATTTCTTGCACTATCTTTTCTGGGCAACCAGGTACAAATACAGATCAACAAGAACAGATAAGTAA